The Pseudoalteromonas aliena SW19 genome includes a region encoding these proteins:
- a CDS encoding RecQ family ATP-dependent DNA helicase, with translation MTASLIQSLEQHFGFSQFRTGQQQTIEQLLNGQSSLAIFPTGSGKSLCYQLTALHLPNLTLVVSPLLALMKDQISFLNSKGIYAASLDSSQDQMQSSTVMNDVRNGKIKVLMVSVERFKNERFREFISQVALSMLVVDEAHCISEWGHNFRPDYLKLPRYREELNIPLVLLLTATATKKVKRDMAERFAIAPECIVQTGFYRANLDLSVLSVKTADKNTELANIVRAQSGPGIVYVTLQQSAEQVANVLTAQGLQAVAYHAGLEDTLRWQIQDDFMGGKINVVVATIAFGMGVDKSDIRFVIHYDLPKSIENYSQEIGRAGRDGNPSNCYTLANLDGLNTVENFVYGDTPELSGIEYVINDIRQSHQQWEMQEYSLSSESNIRQLALKTLLVQFEMQGAITPQYAYYADFKYKFLVDKNELLSHFDEQRQAFLTQIFSHTDFKKIWGTLNFDSLTQAAQVDRKRVVAALDYLAEKNLITLETKRITQVYKVHGEVINNPELAQQLHDYFTDKEQAEIKRIAALIRFFELQSCLSYNLARYFDDQNAPEQCGHCSVCRGHAVKLEYSIKPAHIDEQLIYQKVDEFLAHMADKNHQNVGVETQCRFLAGMSVPLFTRNKVRQLSGFALCEQMRYGDIKAKLLAR, from the coding sequence ATGACCGCGTCATTAATTCAATCACTTGAACAACATTTTGGTTTCAGCCAATTTAGAACAGGGCAACAACAAACTATAGAGCAGCTTTTAAATGGTCAATCGTCACTGGCGATATTTCCGACCGGCTCGGGTAAATCGTTGTGTTACCAACTCACCGCATTGCACTTACCTAATTTAACGCTTGTGGTGTCGCCACTGCTTGCCTTAATGAAAGATCAAATTAGCTTTTTAAATAGTAAAGGCATTTATGCAGCTAGCCTTGATTCGAGCCAAGATCAAATGCAAAGCAGCACCGTAATGAACGACGTGCGAAACGGCAAAATTAAAGTATTAATGGTCTCGGTTGAGCGATTTAAAAACGAGCGTTTTAGAGAGTTTATAAGTCAAGTGGCACTTTCAATGCTGGTGGTAGACGAAGCGCATTGTATATCTGAATGGGGTCATAACTTTAGACCCGACTACTTAAAGCTACCGCGTTACCGCGAAGAGCTTAATATTCCTTTAGTGTTGTTGCTTACGGCAACGGCAACTAAAAAAGTAAAGCGTGATATGGCCGAGCGTTTTGCTATTGCACCTGAGTGCATTGTGCAAACGGGCTTTTACCGCGCTAATTTAGATTTAAGCGTGTTGAGTGTTAAAACCGCCGATAAAAATACCGAACTTGCCAATATTGTACGCGCGCAAAGTGGCCCCGGGATTGTGTACGTAACACTGCAGCAAAGCGCCGAGCAAGTAGCTAATGTATTAACCGCGCAAGGCCTGCAAGCAGTGGCTTATCATGCCGGGCTTGAAGATACGCTTAGGTGGCAAATTCAAGATGATTTTATGGGCGGTAAAATTAATGTTGTAGTGGCAACCATCGCCTTTGGTATGGGCGTTGATAAATCGGATATTCGTTTTGTTATACATTACGATTTGCCTAAATCGATAGAAAACTACAGCCAAGAAATTGGCCGAGCAGGGCGCGATGGTAATCCGTCAAACTGTTACACGCTTGCTAATTTAGACGGGCTCAATACGGTAGAAAACTTTGTATATGGCGACACGCCAGAGCTTAGCGGTATTGAATACGTAATTAACGATATTCGCCAAAGCCACCAGCAATGGGAAATGCAAGAGTACAGCCTTTCAAGCGAAAGCAATATTAGACAATTGGCCCTTAAAACCTTGTTAGTACAGTTCGAAATGCAAGGAGCAATAACGCCACAATATGCGTACTACGCCGATTTTAAATATAAATTTTTGGTCGATAAAAATGAGCTACTTAGTCACTTTGACGAGCAACGCCAAGCATTTTTAACACAAATATTTAGCCACACCGATTTTAAAAAAATATGGGGCACGTTAAATTTTGACTCCCTTACACAAGCTGCGCAGGTTGATCGCAAACGTGTAGTGGCTGCCCTTGACTACCTAGCCGAAAAAAACCTAATAACGCTTGAGACCAAACGTATTACCCAAGTATATAAAGTGCATGGGGAGGTTATAAATAATCCCGAGCTTGCGCAGCAACTTCACGACTACTTTACCGACAAAGAACAAGCCGAAATTAAACGTATAGCTGCACTGATACGCTTTTTTGAGCTGCAAAGTTGCTTAAGCTATAACTTAGCGCGCTATTTTGACGATCAAAATGCCCCTGAGCAATGTGGGCATTGTAGTGTGTGTAGAGGTCATGCGGTTAAGCTTGAGTACTCTATAAAGCCTGCGCACATTGATGAGCAACTTATTTATCAAAAAGTAGATGAGTTTTTAGCGCATATGGCAGATAAAAATCATCAAAACGTGGGTGTTGAAACCCAATGCCGTTTTTTAGCGGGGATGAGCGTACCGTTATTTACGCGCAATAAAGTACGCCAGCTGAGTGGCTTTGCATTGTGCGAGCAGATGCGTTACGGCGATATTAAAGCAAAACTACTAGCGCGTTAA
- a CDS encoding YkgJ family cysteine cluster protein encodes MPHIVIPVENITTTPEPVTCANCQACCCQLEVRIVTDTGVPFNYIEYDKWGSEVMKRADDGWCQALDRNTLMCSIYENRPLVCREFEMASDECITERDLAGI; translated from the coding sequence ATGCCGCATATTGTTATTCCCGTTGAAAATATTACGACTACCCCAGAGCCCGTTACGTGTGCTAACTGCCAAGCCTGTTGTTGCCAATTAGAAGTGCGCATAGTAACCGACACCGGCGTGCCTTTTAACTATATAGAATACGATAAATGGGGCAGCGAAGTAATGAAACGCGCTGACGATGGCTGGTGCCAAGCACTCGATCGTAATACGCTTATGTGCTCCATTTACGAAAACCGCCCATTAGTGTGCCGCGAGTTTGAAATGGCCTCAGACGAGTGTATTACCGAGCGTGATTTAGCGGGTATATAG
- a CDS encoding methyl-accepting chemotaxis protein, which produces MTINMRLATGFGVILSMMLILTIIGISRVSLINNNITQMTDVNSVKQRYAINYRGSVHDRAIAVRDVVLITDQSDLSTVFNDIEELDAFYQTSSRAMSQLTANMSNEERSLIKKINQIEQRTQPLIKTIISAKKAGNLNQASSVLLTDARPAFTQWLNTINQFINLQEQANQMTTIETREVASSFRIWMILLTTLATLIGAGVAYVISQQIRNSVGGEPQEAAEVIALIAQGDLTADVHSCCPNSMMASVGVMQSKLKTIVDSIINSSEELSTHSASVASGSQQALSAADTQVTYINSAVSSLEEMSRSINSVAGSVKQTEDNSKITAQLSQQGSSAVQKVAAEIEQISVTVKATVTQVNVLQEHVKHIGDILSVIRSISDQTNLLALNAAIEAARAGDSGRGFAVVADEVRQLAQRTGDATGDIEKMILQVQENTQASVTAMETTVPQVENGLTLTHEANELLHQIQQQANDSLHNVLEIVEATSTQVATVAQISTGVEEIANMSKETSMSLNSNAQEAVALADLSGTLKKYISYFKV; this is translated from the coding sequence ATGACCATAAATATGCGCTTAGCCACAGGGTTCGGTGTGATCTTATCGATGATGCTTATTTTAACAATTATCGGAATTTCACGCGTTAGCCTTATTAATAACAATATTACGCAAATGACCGATGTGAATTCAGTAAAGCAACGTTACGCTATAAATTATAGAGGGAGTGTACACGACAGAGCAATTGCCGTTCGTGATGTTGTTTTAATAACTGACCAAAGTGACTTAAGTACAGTTTTTAATGATATAGAAGAACTAGACGCTTTTTATCAAACATCAAGTCGTGCCATGAGTCAACTCACTGCCAATATGTCCAATGAAGAACGCTCACTAATTAAAAAAATCAATCAAATAGAGCAACGTACTCAGCCTTTAATCAAAACCATAATAAGTGCAAAAAAAGCAGGTAATTTAAATCAAGCGTCGAGCGTATTATTAACAGATGCCCGCCCAGCATTTACACAATGGCTTAATACCATAAACCAGTTTATAAACTTGCAAGAACAAGCAAATCAAATGACAACTATCGAGACCCGCGAAGTAGCTAGCTCATTTAGAATATGGATGATTTTATTAACAACGCTTGCCACTTTAATCGGTGCCGGCGTTGCCTATGTTATTAGCCAACAGATCAGAAACTCGGTAGGTGGCGAGCCGCAAGAAGCCGCAGAAGTAATTGCACTTATTGCCCAAGGCGATTTAACCGCAGATGTTCATTCGTGTTGCCCTAATAGCATGATGGCCTCTGTAGGCGTAATGCAAAGTAAATTAAAAACCATTGTCGATAGTATAATTAATTCATCTGAAGAGCTATCGACCCACTCTGCAAGCGTGGCATCGGGTTCTCAACAAGCACTTAGCGCTGCCGACACACAAGTGACGTATATAAATTCAGCTGTGAGTAGTTTAGAGGAGATGAGCAGAAGCATTAATTCTGTTGCCGGCTCAGTCAAACAAACTGAAGACAATTCAAAAATTACAGCGCAGTTATCTCAGCAAGGGAGTTCAGCGGTACAAAAAGTGGCGGCTGAGATAGAACAAATTTCTGTTACGGTAAAAGCAACAGTTACCCAAGTAAATGTACTGCAAGAGCACGTAAAACATATCGGTGATATTTTAAGTGTGATCCGCAGTATTTCTGATCAAACTAATTTATTAGCACTTAATGCCGCGATTGAAGCCGCCAGAGCGGGCGATTCTGGTCGTGGATTTGCAGTAGTTGCTGATGAAGTAAGGCAACTTGCTCAGCGTACTGGCGATGCAACGGGCGATATTGAAAAAATGATTTTGCAAGTACAAGAAAACACGCAAGCATCGGTAACCGCGATGGAAACCACAGTACCGCAAGTAGAAAATGGTTTAACGCTTACCCACGAAGCAAACGAGTTACTCCATCAAATACAACAACAAGCTAACGACTCATTACATAACGTGCTGGAAATTGTTGAGGCAACATCAACCCAAGTAGCTACCGTGGCACAAATAAGTACCGGCGTTGAAGAAATTGCTAATATGTCGAAAGAAACCAGTATGTCGTTAAATAGTAACGCACAAGAAGCGGTGGCATTAGCGGATCTGTCGGGCACACTCAAAAAGTATATTAGTTACTTTAAAGTTTAA
- a CDS encoding glutathione S-transferase family protein: MIKLHHLNKSRSKRIIWLLEELDVDYEIVAYQRNKDTFLAPDELKHIHQLGKSPVIEDDGLIVTESGAITDYLITKYGNGKFAPQAGTADYVDYQQWLHFAESSAILPLLLKMFVLKDGAKTQFLEGYADAETAKVISYFNDRLEGKRYLVGDTLTGADFMMSFIVEIVKNSGQLAHFKNLVKYDEQLQSHEKFHTADELEAKYD, encoded by the coding sequence ATGATCAAACTACACCATTTAAATAAATCACGTTCTAAACGCATAATTTGGCTTTTAGAAGAACTAGATGTTGATTACGAAATTGTCGCTTATCAGCGCAATAAAGACACCTTCCTAGCTCCTGATGAACTAAAGCATATTCATCAACTTGGTAAGTCGCCAGTAATTGAAGACGACGGCTTAATTGTTACCGAATCAGGCGCTATTACCGACTACCTTATTACTAAATATGGTAATGGAAAATTTGCTCCACAAGCAGGCACAGCTGATTACGTTGACTACCAGCAATGGCTGCACTTTGCAGAAAGCTCAGCAATTTTACCGCTTTTACTTAAAATGTTTGTACTAAAAGACGGTGCTAAAACACAGTTTTTAGAGGGCTATGCAGACGCTGAAACAGCTAAAGTAATTAGCTACTTTAACGACCGCCTAGAAGGTAAACGTTATTTAGTGGGCGACACCTTAACCGGCGCCGATTTTATGATGTCGTTTATTGTTGAAATTGTTAAAAACTCAGGTCAATTAGCGCACTTTAAAAACCTGGTTAAATACGACGAGCAATTACAAAGCCATGAAAAATTTCATACGGCTGACGAACTTGAAGCCAAATACGACTAG
- a CDS encoding NADP-dependent oxidoreductase, giving the protein MSTTSRQLTLKSRPHGAPSNENFELKTVELPALKDGEVLLRTIYLSLDPYMRGRMSDAKSYADPVNIGDVMVGATVCQIEESKNDKFSKGEWVLAYTGWQDYAITNGEGLMQLGKEPTTPSYALGILGMPGFTAYMGLLDIGAPKEGETVVVAAATGPVGATVGQIAKIKGCKVVGVAGGSEKCAHAVEKLGFDACIDHKADDFAAQLEKACDKGIDVYYENVGGKVFDAVLPLLNTAARVPLCGLVSQYNATSLPEGPDRLGMLMGQLLTKRIKMQGFIIFDDYGHRYDEFAQDMQKWLQDGKIQYREHMVEGIENTVSAFNDMISGKNFGKTVVKINNPL; this is encoded by the coding sequence ATGTCTACAACTAGTCGCCAACTTACTCTTAAATCACGCCCGCACGGCGCGCCCAGCAATGAAAACTTTGAATTAAAAACGGTAGAGCTTCCTGCATTAAAAGATGGCGAAGTGTTATTGCGTACTATTTATTTATCATTAGACCCATACATGCGTGGCCGTATGAGCGATGCAAAGTCGTACGCTGATCCTGTCAATATTGGCGATGTCATGGTTGGTGCGACAGTGTGCCAAATAGAAGAGTCTAAAAACGATAAGTTTAGCAAAGGCGAATGGGTTCTTGCCTACACAGGTTGGCAAGACTACGCCATTACCAACGGCGAAGGCTTAATGCAATTAGGAAAAGAGCCTACAACCCCTTCGTACGCGTTAGGTATACTGGGTATGCCTGGTTTTACAGCTTACATGGGCTTGCTTGATATTGGCGCACCAAAAGAAGGTGAAACCGTAGTAGTCGCAGCCGCAACAGGTCCAGTGGGCGCAACGGTTGGTCAAATAGCTAAAATTAAAGGCTGTAAAGTAGTGGGCGTTGCTGGCGGTAGCGAAAAATGTGCCCACGCAGTTGAAAAGCTAGGCTTTGATGCGTGTATTGATCACAAAGCAGATGACTTTGCTGCGCAACTAGAAAAAGCCTGCGACAAGGGTATTGATGTTTACTACGAAAATGTGGGCGGAAAAGTATTCGACGCCGTATTACCTTTGCTTAACACAGCCGCACGCGTACCACTGTGCGGTTTAGTATCGCAATATAACGCAACGAGTTTGCCAGAGGGTCCAGACCGTTTAGGTATGTTAATGGGCCAACTGCTTACTAAGCGTATTAAAATGCAAGGCTTTATTATTTTTGATGATTACGGCCACCGCTACGACGAGTTTGCACAAGACATGCAAAAATGGCTACAAGATGGAAAAATTCAATACCGCGAACACATGGTAGAAGGCATCGAAAACACAGTTAGCGCGTTTAACGATATGATCAGCGGTAAAAACTTTGGTAAAACTGTGGTTAAAATTAATAACCCACTTTAA